The Roseovarius sp. EL26 genome has a window encoding:
- the dtd gene encoding D-aminoacyl-tRNA deacylase: MRALIQRVSYASVRVDDRVIGQCAKGVLILVCAMQGDTEAQSEQLAAKISKLRIFQDEAGKMNLSVRDIDGGALVVSQFTLAADTSRGNRPGFSGAAPPEEAKRLYEYFSDQLAGQGVTVERGQFGADMKVELLNDGPVTIWIDTNT; this comes from the coding sequence ATGCGGGCATTGATACAACGCGTAAGCTACGCAAGCGTGCGGGTTGATGATCGCGTGATTGGGCAATGTGCCAAGGGTGTCTTAATTTTGGTTTGCGCGATGCAGGGTGACACCGAGGCACAGTCAGAACAACTGGCCGCCAAAATCTCCAAATTGCGGATTTTTCAGGACGAGGCAGGTAAGATGAATCTGTCTGTACGTGACATCGATGGCGGTGCATTAGTGGTCAGTCAGTTCACACTTGCGGCTGATACGTCACGCGGCAATCGACCTGGTTTCTCAGGGGCGGCGCCACCAGAGGAGGCGAAACGCCTGTACGAATACTTTTCTGATCAGCTGGCTGGGCAGGGGGTCACTGTGGAACGTGGGCAATTCGGGGCTGACATGAAGGTTGAGCTGCTGAATGATGGGCCTGTTACGATCTGGATTGATACAAATACATAG
- a CDS encoding DUF2244 domain-containing protein: MPYQWVDTAQKTDRQLILRPHRSLPRQGFFWFILVTFGVITIPLYPLLGTFVLWGLLPFLLLTVAGLWWALEHSYFTGKLREELTITPAAAYLRRVEPNGTVLEWDSKTYWTKVHLHPQGGPVDSYLTLKGNGREVELGAFLSEDERKALYVEVSDALRLVVSMRGR, encoded by the coding sequence ATGCCATATCAATGGGTTGATACTGCGCAAAAAACAGACCGCCAATTGATTTTGCGGCCGCACCGATCTTTACCGCGCCAAGGGTTTTTCTGGTTCATTTTAGTAACCTTCGGGGTCATCACCATCCCGCTTTATCCATTGTTGGGTACATTTGTGTTATGGGGGTTGCTGCCGTTCTTGCTATTGACGGTCGCAGGGCTGTGGTGGGCGTTAGAGCATAGTTATTTCACCGGCAAGCTGCGCGAAGAATTGACGATAACACCGGCTGCTGCATATTTGCGCAGAGTGGAGCCGAACGGTACAGTTCTGGAATGGGATAGCAAAACTTACTGGACCAAAGTCCACTTGCATCCCCAAGGCGGGCCGGTAGACAGTTATCTGACCCTCAAAGGCAATGGTCGAGAGGTCGAGTTAGGGGCGTTTCTATCCGAAGACGAACGCAAGGCACTGTATGTTGAAGTCAGTGATGCGCTACGCCTAGTGGTGTCCATGAGGGGGCGGTAA
- a CDS encoding GatB/YqeY domain-containing protein has protein sequence MELREQVNAALKQAMRDKDSGRLATLRLINAAIKDQDISRRGGDNDTGVNDTEILAILGKMTKQRNESVRAYEEGGRIDLAERERDEIKIIEEFLPRQLNDTEIEAAVEKAITDVGASSIRDMGKVIGQLKDSYTGQMDFGAVGPMVKNRLCNAAG, from the coding sequence ATGGAATTGCGAGAGCAAGTAAACGCGGCACTCAAGCAGGCGATGAGAGACAAAGACAGCGGACGTTTGGCCACGCTCAGGCTGATCAATGCCGCCATAAAAGATCAAGATATCTCCAGACGTGGTGGAGATAATGATACCGGCGTGAATGACACCGAAATCCTTGCGATTCTTGGGAAAATGACCAAGCAGCGCAACGAAAGCGTGCGCGCATACGAGGAAGGTGGCCGGATTGATCTGGCGGAACGTGAGCGCGACGAAATCAAGATCATCGAAGAGTTCTTGCCACGTCAGCTGAATGATACTGAAATCGAAGCCGCCGTTGAGAAAGCGATCACTGATGTTGGTGCCAGCTCGATTCGGGATATGGGCAAAGTGATTGGCCAACTTAAAGACAGCTACACTGGTCAGATGGATTTTGGTGCCGTTGGACCAATGGTAAAGAACCGCCTCTGCAACGCAGCGGGCTGA
- the carA gene encoding glutamine-hydrolyzing carbamoyl-phosphate synthase small subunit codes for MATASTSRPTACLALADGTVFYGHGFGATGVVTAELCFNTAMTGYQEIMTDPSYAGQVVTFTFPHIGNVGVNPEDDETAEPVAAGMIVKWDPTQPSSWRATEHLADWLASRGRIAVGGVDTRRLTRAIRQQGAPHVAMAHDPEGNFDVNALVAQARGFVGLEGLDLAKDVTCAQSYRWDEMRWAWPGGFKRQENPKHKVVAVDYGAKRNILRCLASAGCDVTVLPATATAEEVLAHNPDGVFLSNGPGDPAATGKYAVPMIKSILEKDIPVFGICLGHQMLALALGAKTIKMNHGHHGANHPVKDLDTGKVEITSMNHGFAVDSQTLPDDVVETHVSLFDGSNCGLRMKDRQVFSVQHHPEASPGPQDSFYLFERFAASMAG; via the coding sequence ATGGCTACTGCGTCCACATCCCGCCCGACTGCCTGCCTTGCCTTGGCTGATGGTACGGTTTTTTATGGGCATGGCTTCGGCGCTACGGGCGTTGTAACTGCCGAGCTGTGCTTCAACACTGCGATGACAGGATATCAGGAGATCATGACCGACCCGTCATATGCCGGTCAGGTGGTCACCTTTACTTTTCCTCATATCGGAAATGTTGGCGTGAACCCCGAAGATGATGAAACTGCGGAACCGGTTGCCGCTGGCATGATTGTGAAATGGGATCCAACCCAGCCCAGCAGCTGGCGCGCGACCGAGCATCTGGCAGATTGGTTGGCTAGTCGCGGCAGGATTGCGGTGGGTGGTGTTGATACGCGCCGTCTGACGCGTGCTATTCGTCAACAAGGCGCGCCACATGTTGCTATGGCACATGATCCCGAAGGTAACTTCGATGTGAATGCGCTTGTTGCACAGGCGCGTGGCTTTGTTGGGCTTGAAGGGCTTGATCTGGCCAAGGATGTGACTTGCGCACAGTCTTATCGCTGGGATGAAATGCGCTGGGCTTGGCCTGGCGGTTTCAAACGTCAGGAGAACCCCAAGCACAAAGTCGTTGCCGTAGATTATGGTGCGAAGCGCAACATCCTACGGTGCCTGGCAAGCGCGGGTTGTGATGTGACGGTTCTGCCTGCCACAGCTACCGCCGAAGAAGTTCTGGCGCACAACCCCGATGGGGTCTTCTTGTCGAACGGTCCCGGGGATCCTGCTGCAACTGGTAAATATGCTGTTCCGATGATTAAATCGATTCTGGAAAAAGATATTCCGGTCTTTGGGATCTGTCTGGGGCACCAAATGTTGGCGTTGGCGTTGGGCGCAAAGACGATCAAAATGAACCACGGACACCACGGGGCGAACCATCCGGTGAAAGATTTGGACACGGGCAAAGTTGAAATTACGTCTATGAACCACGGATTTGCGGTTGATAGCCAGACCTTGCCCGATGATGTAGTTGAAACACATGTGTCCTTGTTTGATGGTTCTAACTGTGGACTTCGGATGAAAGACCGTCAGGTCTTCTCCGTCCAGCATCACCCCGAAGCCAGCCCCGGCCCGCAAGATAGTTTCTATCTGTTCGAGCGGTTTGCAGCCTCGATGGCGGGTTAA